In Ferribacterium limneticum, a genomic segment contains:
- a CDS encoding efflux transporter outer membrane subunit produces the protein MHSLLPKRFKFGPFFGLTVAIALSGCAIGPDYFRPASTLPEAAPAVATAQVPVNPTWWTLFGDADLNALVDQTLAANQDLQAAIARLEAAEAAAREAGADYLPRIGLEASTGRSKSSGETYNGRKMGGATYDNNRVAATLSYELDLWGRIRRNNEAVRAEALASRFGRDSLRLTLVGQVTNEYLNLRSLDGQIEVTAQTLESRKQALKIVQARLDAGSASGLELAQAESALNGAQAQWSQLQRLRALSESQIGLLSGQPGLKIAATGLDKLPLPPTPPAGLPSALLEARPDIRQAEEKLVAANARIGVAKAAYYPTISLTGLFGSESMALSNLFTSGAGIWSAAAGLAMPIFDAGRTGARVDQATAVQKESLANYRKTVQTAFKEVNDAIVGLREYSEEEAAYSAQVGSSQKALNLAEKRYESGYSGYMDLLDAQRTLNSAQLQYLASRKSRLGAAVDLFKALGGGWVAG, from the coding sequence ATGCATTCCCTGCTCCCGAAACGTTTCAAATTTGGCCCATTTTTCGGGTTGACCGTGGCAATCGCCCTGAGCGGCTGCGCCATCGGCCCGGACTACTTCCGCCCGGCTTCGACCCTGCCGGAAGCGGCGCCGGCCGTCGCCACGGCTCAAGTGCCGGTCAATCCGACGTGGTGGACGCTGTTCGGCGACGCCGACCTCAATGCGCTGGTCGACCAGACACTGGCCGCCAACCAGGACCTGCAAGCCGCCATCGCCCGCCTCGAAGCGGCTGAAGCGGCAGCCCGCGAAGCCGGCGCCGATTACCTGCCGCGCATCGGTCTGGAAGCCAGCACCGGGCGCAGCAAGAGTAGTGGCGAAACCTACAACGGCCGAAAAATGGGTGGCGCCACCTACGATAACAACCGGGTTGCCGCGACACTGAGCTACGAGCTCGACCTCTGGGGCCGCATTCGGCGCAACAACGAAGCGGTGCGTGCAGAAGCGCTGGCCAGCCGTTTCGGCCGCGACAGCTTGCGCCTGACGCTGGTCGGCCAGGTGACCAACGAGTACCTCAACCTGCGCAGCCTCGATGGCCAGATCGAAGTCACGGCGCAAACGCTCGAATCTCGCAAGCAGGCGCTCAAAATCGTCCAGGCCCGGCTCGATGCCGGCAGCGCCTCCGGCCTCGAACTGGCCCAGGCCGAAAGCGCGCTGAACGGCGCGCAAGCCCAATGGAGCCAGTTGCAACGGCTGCGCGCCCTGTCCGAAAGCCAGATCGGCCTGCTCAGCGGCCAGCCCGGCCTCAAGATCGCCGCCACCGGCCTCGACAAGCTGCCGTTGCCGCCAACCCCGCCGGCCGGGCTGCCCTCGGCCCTGCTCGAAGCCCGCCCGGACATCCGCCAAGCTGAGGAAAAGCTGGTTGCCGCCAACGCCCGAATCGGTGTCGCCAAGGCCGCCTACTACCCGACGATCAGCCTGACCGGCCTGTTCGGCAGCGAAAGCATGGCGCTATCCAATCTGTTCACCAGCGGCGCCGGCATCTGGTCAGCCGCCGCCGGCCTCGCCATGCCGATCTTCGACGCCGGCCGCACCGGCGCCCGGGTCGATCAGGCGACGGCCGTGCAGAAGGAAAGCCTGGCCAACTACCGGAAAACGGTGCAAACCGCCTTCAAGGAAGTGAACGACGCCATCGTCGGCCTGCGCGAATACAGCGAAGAAGAGGCCGCCTACTCGGCCCAGGTCGGTTCCTCGCAAAAGGCGCTCAATCTGGCCGAGAAGCGTTACGAGTCCGGCTATTCCGGCTACATGGATCTGCTCGACGCCCAGCGCACGCTGAACAGCGCCCAGTTGCAATATCTGGCCAGTCGCAAGAGCCGCCTCGGCGCGGCAGTCGATCTGTTCAAGGCATTGGGCGGCGGCTGGGTCGCCGGCTGA
- a CDS encoding efflux RND transporter permease subunit, which produces MSKFFINRPIFASVISIIIVIAGLVASQVLPIAQYPQIAPPTVLITATYPGASAETLAKTVAAPIEEQLNGVENLSYFTSSAAANGVVTITATFDVGSNVDIAAVNVNNRVKAAEPRLPAEVRTNGVLVQKRSNDILQVVALESEKGKYSTLFLSNYASLNIADELKRVKGVGDVTIFGAQDYSMRVWLKPDRMAQLGLTTNDISTAIKAQNAQNAAGKIGQEPAPSDQQLVYTVTAKGRLLTPEEFGNIVIRASGPSGTLRLKDVARIELGAYSYEQSVTLDGQPTIAMGVFLQTGANALEVAEKVRQKMDELKKKFPEGMGYVIPFDTTRFVSASINEVVKTLIEAMILVLAVVYIFLQSWRATLIPMVAVPISLIGTFAGLWLFGFSINTLTLFAMVLAIGIVVDDAIVVLENVERLMAEEKLSPKDAAIKAMQQVQGALIAIVLVLVSVFVPVAFLGGIAGQLYKQFAVTVAVSVVLSGVVALTLTPALCALLLKAQHTEHKLFRPFNRLFEKFTRSYTTTVGFTLKHGIVGGLIFALVIGITVFFFRTLPGSFVPAEDQGYLISALMLPDGATLKRTAATGENMRQMLSHDEAVKHTFVVSGFDLIGGGSKPNAGTIFIPLKDWSERQGKAQDLAGKFMGMGMMQADGMALVFNPPPIMGLGTAGGFEVYLQNRLDGDTRKLNEVTQLFIAELQKHPEFTRISTFFRPTVPQLFVEVDEPKALALGIPLAHIYETLQSTMGALYVNDFNKSGRVYRVQLQAEANYRTKPEDLGKVYVRSSTTNAMIPLSAISKVKNVVGPEQVERFNGFVAAKVMGDSKPGISSGDAIKIVEEVAAATLPSGFEISWTGQAFQEKRSSGSSMQAFVFAIIMVFLILAAQYEKWSLPLAVVMAVPFALMGALTAIWLRGMPNDIYFQIGLVVLIGLASKNAILIVEFAAQKYAEGMNVVDAAMEAARLRLRPIVMTSLAFVLGVFPLVKATGAGAAARQSMGTGVFAGMIAATFIATIFIPLFFKWLERGKQMLPAGDADDHQSEEK; this is translated from the coding sequence ATGTCCAAATTCTTCATCAACCGGCCGATTTTTGCGTCGGTCATCTCGATCATCATCGTCATCGCCGGGCTGGTTGCCTCGCAGGTGCTGCCCATCGCGCAGTATCCGCAGATCGCCCCGCCGACCGTGCTGATCACCGCGACCTACCCGGGCGCTTCGGCTGAAACGCTGGCCAAGACGGTCGCCGCACCGATCGAGGAACAGTTGAACGGGGTCGAAAACCTCTCCTACTTCACCTCGTCGGCGGCCGCCAACGGCGTCGTCACCATCACTGCAACCTTCGATGTCGGCAGCAATGTCGACATCGCTGCGGTCAACGTCAATAACCGGGTAAAAGCGGCCGAACCGCGCTTGCCGGCCGAAGTACGGACCAACGGTGTGCTCGTCCAGAAACGCTCCAACGACATTCTGCAGGTCGTCGCCCTGGAGTCCGAAAAGGGCAAGTACAGCACCCTCTTCCTGTCCAACTACGCCAGCCTGAACATCGCCGACGAGTTGAAGCGGGTCAAGGGTGTCGGCGACGTGACCATCTTCGGCGCCCAGGATTACTCGATGCGCGTCTGGCTCAAGCCGGATCGCATGGCGCAACTGGGCCTGACGACCAACGACATTTCGACCGCTATCAAGGCCCAGAATGCCCAGAACGCGGCCGGCAAGATCGGCCAGGAGCCGGCGCCGAGCGACCAGCAACTGGTCTACACGGTGACCGCCAAGGGCCGCCTGCTGACGCCGGAGGAATTCGGCAACATCGTCATCAGAGCCAGCGGCCCAAGTGGCACCCTGCGCCTCAAGGACGTCGCCCGCATCGAGCTTGGCGCCTACAGCTACGAGCAGAGCGTGACGCTGGACGGCCAGCCGACCATCGCCATGGGCGTTTTCCTGCAGACCGGCGCCAACGCGCTGGAAGTGGCCGAAAAAGTGCGTCAAAAAATGGACGAGCTCAAGAAGAAGTTCCCGGAAGGCATGGGCTACGTCATCCCCTTCGACACGACGCGCTTCGTTTCCGCCTCGATCAATGAAGTGGTCAAGACGCTGATTGAAGCCATGATTCTGGTGCTGGCTGTTGTCTATATCTTCCTGCAAAGCTGGCGCGCTACCCTGATTCCGATGGTCGCCGTGCCGATTTCGCTGATCGGCACCTTCGCCGGCCTGTGGCTGTTCGGTTTCTCGATCAACACCCTGACGCTGTTTGCCATGGTGCTGGCCATCGGCATCGTCGTCGATGACGCCATCGTCGTGCTCGAGAACGTCGAGCGCCTGATGGCCGAAGAAAAGCTGTCGCCCAAGGATGCGGCGATCAAGGCCATGCAGCAGGTTCAGGGCGCGCTGATCGCCATCGTGCTCGTGCTGGTCTCGGTCTTCGTCCCGGTCGCCTTCCTAGGCGGCATTGCCGGCCAGCTTTACAAGCAGTTCGCCGTGACCGTCGCCGTCTCCGTGGTGCTTTCCGGTGTCGTCGCGCTGACCTTGACGCCGGCGCTGTGCGCCCTGCTGCTCAAGGCGCAGCACACCGAGCACAAGCTTTTCCGCCCTTTTAACCGGCTGTTCGAGAAATTCACCCGCTCCTACACGACGACGGTCGGCTTCACGCTCAAGCACGGCATCGTCGGCGGCCTGATTTTCGCGCTGGTCATCGGCATCACTGTCTTCTTCTTCCGCACCCTGCCGGGCAGTTTCGTGCCGGCTGAAGACCAGGGCTACCTGATTTCGGCCCTCATGCTGCCGGACGGCGCGACGCTCAAGCGGACGGCCGCTACCGGCGAGAACATGCGCCAGATGCTGAGCCACGACGAGGCGGTCAAGCACACCTTCGTCGTGTCCGGTTTCGACCTGATCGGCGGCGGCAGCAAGCCGAACGCCGGCACCATCTTCATTCCGCTCAAGGACTGGAGCGAACGCCAGGGCAAGGCGCAGGATCTGGCCGGCAAGTTCATGGGCATGGGCATGATGCAGGCGGATGGCATGGCGCTCGTTTTCAACCCGCCGCCGATCATGGGCCTGGGCACTGCCGGCGGTTTCGAGGTGTATTTGCAGAACCGCCTCGATGGCGACACCCGAAAGCTCAATGAAGTCACCCAGCTGTTCATCGCCGAACTGCAAAAGCACCCGGAATTCACGCGCATCAGCACCTTCTTCCGGCCGACCGTGCCGCAACTGTTCGTCGAAGTCGACGAGCCGAAGGCGCTGGCGCTCGGCATCCCGCTTGCCCACATCTACGAAACCCTGCAGAGCACGATGGGCGCCCTGTACGTCAATGACTTCAACAAGTCCGGCCGGGTCTATCGCGTCCAGCTACAAGCCGAGGCCAACTACCGGACCAAGCCGGAAGATCTCGGCAAGGTCTATGTGCGCAGTTCGACGACCAATGCCATGATCCCGCTGTCGGCGATCAGCAAGGTCAAGAACGTCGTCGGTCCGGAACAGGTCGAGCGCTTCAACGGCTTCGTCGCCGCCAAGGTGATGGGCGACAGCAAGCCGGGGATCAGCTCGGGCGATGCCATCAAGATTGTCGAGGAAGTTGCGGCAGCCACCCTGCCCAGCGGCTTCGAAATCTCCTGGACCGGCCAGGCCTTCCAGGAAAAGCGCAGTTCCGGCTCGTCGATGCAGGCTTTCGTCTTCGCCATCATCATGGTCTTCCTGATCCTCGCCGCCCAGTATGAAAAATGGTCGCTGCCGCTGGCCGTCGTCATGGCCGTGCCCTTCGCGTTGATGGGCGCCCTGACGGCGATCTGGCTGCGCGGCATGCCGAACGACATCTACTTCCAGATCGGCCTCGTCGTGCTCATTGGTCTGGCGTCGAAAAACGCCATCCTGATCGTCGAGTTCGCCGCCCAGAAGTACGCTGAAGGCATGAACGTGGTCGATGCCGCGATGGAAGCCGCCCGTTTGCGTCTGCGCCCCATCGTCATGACCTCGCTGGCCTTCGTGCTCGGCGTCTTCCCGCTCGTCAAGGCCACCGGGGCCGGCGCGGCGGCCCGGCAGTCGATGGGTACCGGCGTTTTTGCCGGCATGATCGCGGCGACCTTCATTGCCACCATTTTCATCCCGCTCTTCTTCAAGTGGCTGGAGCGCGGCAAGCAGATGCTGCCGGCCGGCGACGCAGACGACCACCAGTCGGAGGAAAAATAA
- a CDS encoding efflux RND transporter periplasmic adaptor subunit, whose product MISGNLLRRTTLSTLLGATVLGTALLTGCSDNKPAGGPPMGPMPVTVLEVQPQKVPSSVEVMAQTEGARETEVRARVAGILVKRLYQEGETVKAGQPLFQIDRSSYEIALAEAKAKAEQTSREMNRLKGLIEAKAISQKEYDDSASNNAIAQAALRQAELNLSWTTVTAPVSGTTGRAAKSEGNLITAGADSLLTSIYQSNPIWVRFSLGDSDLAKLAGGRVTNKNVSGVELILADGSVYPKTGKLNFLASNIDTTLGTQALRAEFDNHDTQLLPGQFVRIRLLTGERDGVFLVPQSAVVQTEQGPLVMLAGEGDKVTPRPIQAGEWRGKDWVILGGLKAGDKVIIDNLIKLRPGAPVAPHGPGEKPGAPAPAKEGAPAAAKEAAPAPAKQG is encoded by the coding sequence ATGATTTCCGGAAATCTGCTGCGGCGTACGACGCTTTCGACCCTTCTCGGTGCAACGGTTCTTGGCACCGCCCTGCTCACCGGCTGCTCGGACAACAAGCCGGCCGGCGGCCCGCCGATGGGGCCGATGCCGGTCACCGTGCTGGAAGTTCAGCCGCAGAAGGTGCCCAGTTCGGTCGAGGTCATGGCGCAGACTGAAGGCGCCCGCGAAACCGAAGTACGCGCCCGCGTCGCCGGCATTCTGGTCAAGCGCCTGTATCAGGAAGGCGAGACGGTCAAGGCCGGCCAGCCGCTGTTCCAGATTGACCGCTCAAGCTACGAAATCGCCCTGGCCGAAGCCAAGGCCAAGGCCGAGCAGACCAGCCGCGAAATGAATCGCCTGAAAGGCCTGATCGAAGCCAAGGCGATCAGCCAGAAGGAATACGACGACTCCGCCTCGAATAACGCCATCGCCCAGGCCGCCCTGCGTCAGGCCGAGCTGAATCTGTCATGGACGACGGTCACCGCGCCGGTTTCCGGCACCACCGGCCGCGCCGCCAAATCCGAGGGCAACCTGATCACGGCCGGCGCCGACAGCCTGCTCACCTCGATCTACCAGAGCAACCCGATCTGGGTCCGCTTCAGCCTCGGCGACAGCGATCTGGCCAAGCTGGCCGGCGGGCGCGTGACCAACAAGAATGTCAGCGGGGTCGAGCTGATCCTGGCCGACGGCTCGGTCTATCCGAAGACCGGCAAGCTCAATTTCCTGGCCAGCAACATCGACACCACGCTCGGCACCCAGGCCCTGCGCGCCGAGTTCGACAACCACGACACCCAGTTGCTGCCCGGCCAGTTCGTCCGCATCCGCCTGCTCACCGGCGAACGCGATGGCGTTTTCCTGGTGCCGCAGTCGGCCGTCGTGCAAACCGAGCAAGGCCCGCTCGTCATGCTGGCCGGTGAAGGCGACAAGGTTACGCCGCGTCCGATCCAGGCTGGCGAATGGCGCGGCAAGGACTGGGTCATCCTCGGCGGCCTGAAGGCTGGCGACAAGGTCATTATCGACAACCTGATCAAGCTGCGCCCCGGCGCTCCGGTCGCCCCGCATGGCCCTGGCGAAAAGCCGGGTGCCCCGGCCCCGGCCAAGGAAGGCGCCCCCGCTGCAGCCAAGGAAGCTGCACCGGCACCGGCCAAGCAGGGTTAA
- a CDS encoding TetR family transcriptional regulator, with protein MVRKTKEDAEKTRQDIIGSARTVFHECGVSRSTLEKIAKEAGVTRGAIYWHFKDKAELFFAMREDVFAPMVERTDSLLFSEAYDNPLDAIEASLKEFFRVLDDCPVVREVFEIMISRCEYVDEFAAVQEEAGRPAYEFLEKMERFYRKAADKGALRLGLDPEATARDTWAFTSGLLHLMLGCQKGSDLDKRIPAMITMHMALRRRA; from the coding sequence GTGGTCAGAAAAACCAAGGAAGACGCGGAAAAAACCCGTCAGGACATTATCGGATCGGCGCGCACGGTGTTTCACGAATGCGGCGTCAGCCGTTCGACGCTGGAAAAAATTGCCAAGGAGGCCGGTGTCACGCGCGGTGCCATCTACTGGCATTTCAAGGACAAGGCCGAGCTGTTTTTCGCCATGCGCGAAGATGTTTTCGCACCTATGGTCGAGAGGACAGACTCCCTGCTCTTTTCCGAAGCCTACGATAACCCGCTCGACGCCATCGAAGCCTCGCTGAAAGAATTTTTCCGCGTCCTCGACGATTGCCCGGTGGTGCGCGAAGTCTTCGAAATCATGATTTCACGCTGCGAATACGTCGATGAATTCGCCGCCGTCCAGGAAGAGGCCGGCCGCCCGGCCTACGAATTCCTCGAAAAAATGGAACGCTTCTACCGCAAGGCAGCGGACAAGGGCGCCTTGCGCCTGGGTCTCGACCCGGAGGCGACGGCGCGCGATACCTGGGCGTTCACCAGCGGCCTGCTGCACCTGATGCTCGGTTGCCAGAAAGGCTCCGACCTCGACAAGCGGATTCCGGCGATGATCACCATGCACATGGCGTTGCGGCGACGGGCTTAG
- a CDS encoding ATP-binding protein, protein MEAYVLSATGRVVPRVVRERRWWLILLVVWGAVVGVSLQSHNEQTRQQATEVAVEGARNMFRMVLLTRNWNSSHGGIYVPVTPYTQPNPYLVHPRRDVRTTDGVEMTMVNPAYMTRLIGETAEASSGAIFRLSSLRPIRPGNEPDAWERQALLSFEQGIKETTGVERGPQGAMLRYMAPLPVKKSCLDCHARQGYQVGDVRGGLSVSQRYEPIEEVVAAGEREARITYGIGFVLVVAAGWFLLEVLRRRWFELAHKVDELEASQSQLLQSEKMASIGQLAAGVAHEINNPVGFVNSNLGSLKNYSEQMIALLERCRSGQASEADFAAIDFDYLKDDLGDLLTESRDGLERVKKIVVDLKNYSRIDESAWQDADLNSGIESTLNVAWNELKYKADVVRELGDLPPVPCVAAQINQVVMNLLVNAVHAIETHGTITVRSGHDDTWAWIEVADTGKGMTPAVMKRIFEPFYTTKPVGKGTGLGLSLSYDIVRKHDGRIEVSSEVGVGSTFRVVLPLQGKKPDGAASPE, encoded by the coding sequence TTGGAAGCTTACGTACTCTCTGCTACCGGTCGTGTCGTTCCCCGCGTCGTACGTGAGCGGCGCTGGTGGCTGATCCTGCTTGTAGTCTGGGGCGCGGTTGTCGGGGTGTCGCTGCAATCCCACAACGAGCAGACGCGCCAGCAAGCGACCGAGGTGGCTGTCGAAGGCGCTCGCAACATGTTCCGGATGGTGTTGCTGACCCGCAACTGGAACTCCAGTCATGGCGGCATCTATGTGCCGGTGACGCCTTACACGCAGCCGAATCCCTACCTTGTGCATCCGCGTCGCGATGTCCGGACGACCGACGGGGTCGAAATGACCATGGTCAATCCGGCTTATATGACCCGCCTCATCGGCGAAACGGCCGAAGCCTCGTCCGGCGCCATTTTCCGCCTGAGCAGCCTGCGCCCGATCCGCCCCGGAAACGAGCCGGATGCCTGGGAACGGCAGGCACTGCTCTCCTTCGAGCAGGGCATCAAGGAAACCACAGGCGTCGAGCGCGGCCCGCAGGGGGCGATGTTGCGCTACATGGCGCCACTGCCGGTCAAGAAAAGTTGCCTCGACTGCCATGCCCGGCAGGGTTATCAGGTTGGCGATGTGCGCGGTGGCCTGAGCGTTTCGCAGCGCTACGAGCCGATCGAGGAGGTGGTTGCGGCCGGCGAGCGCGAGGCCCGGATTACCTACGGCATCGGTTTCGTGCTGGTGGTGGCGGCCGGCTGGTTCCTGCTCGAAGTCCTGCGCCGCCGCTGGTTCGAGCTGGCGCACAAGGTCGATGAACTGGAGGCCTCGCAGAGCCAGTTGCTGCAGTCGGAAAAAATGGCTTCGATTGGCCAGTTGGCAGCCGGGGTGGCCCATGAAATCAACAATCCGGTCGGTTTCGTCAATTCCAATCTCGGGTCGCTGAAAAATTACAGCGAGCAGATGATTGCCCTGCTCGAGCGTTGCCGCAGCGGCCAGGCCAGCGAGGCCGATTTTGCGGCCATCGATTTCGATTATCTCAAGGACGATCTGGGCGATCTGCTCACGGAGTCGCGCGACGGTCTGGAGCGCGTCAAGAAGATCGTCGTCGATCTCAAGAATTATTCGCGTATCGACGAATCCGCCTGGCAGGATGCCGACCTCAACAGCGGCATCGAAAGCACGCTCAACGTGGCCTGGAACGAGCTGAAATACAAGGCCGATGTCGTCCGCGAACTCGGCGACCTGCCGCCGGTGCCTTGCGTTGCGGCGCAGATCAACCAGGTGGTGATGAATCTGCTGGTCAATGCGGTTCATGCCATCGAGACCCACGGCACGATTACGGTGCGCAGCGGCCACGATGACACCTGGGCCTGGATCGAGGTGGCTGATACCGGCAAGGGCATGACGCCGGCCGTCATGAAGCGCATTTTCGAGCCGTTCTACACCACCAAGCCGGTCGGCAAGGGCACCGGGCTGGGGCTTTCGCTGTCCTACGACATCGTCAGGAAACACGATGGCCGCATCGAGGTGAGCAGCGAAGTCGGTGTCGGCTCGACCTTCCGGGTCGTGCTGCCCTTGCAGGGCAAAAAGCCGGATGGCGCGGCAAGCCCGGAATAA
- a CDS encoding fused MFS/spermidine synthase has translation MSRFLIYAIVFIEGFCSLGAEVIALRRLVPHIGSSIVVTAPTIGFFLLALALGYASGARVAGNYLNIVARNFLIAAALAGIGLAGISVDWMFAHLQPVLVAYLVFIGGVLCPLAWLLGQTVPILTNLMKAERTGEASGLALYWSTLGSFLGSISLSLIVMQWLGVSAAVFACALGLLIGTLLLAGKDFKSWLFSGLTVAMAAGFNLQHDVTADTAYAEYVIGAVDLPGQNNPRAFWVNKSTASLIDNSYPPNYTRYIKHLRQILLDDLGFTGKDILVLGAGGFTLSHHEPLNRYTYVDIDPAIRDIAEKYFLREPARGEFIADDARRFVATSERRFDAVVVDVYSSHTSIPSHLVTREFWASTRRVLKPDGVLLANLILDGKLETPYARNLLATIDSVFGRCAVDVLHKAKALANVEISCFASSRPGETGIYVDEKNRADLDRAR, from the coding sequence ATGTCCCGTTTCCTGATCTACGCCATCGTCTTCATCGAAGGCTTCTGCTCGCTCGGCGCCGAAGTCATCGCGCTGCGCCGGCTGGTGCCGCACATCGGCAGCTCCATCGTCGTCACGGCGCCGACCATCGGCTTCTTCCTGCTCGCGCTGGCGCTCGGTTACGCCTCGGGCGCCAGGGTCGCCGGCAACTACCTCAACATCGTCGCCCGCAATTTCCTGATCGCCGCCGCGCTGGCCGGCATCGGGCTGGCCGGTATCAGCGTGGACTGGATGTTCGCCCACCTGCAGCCGGTGCTCGTCGCCTACCTCGTCTTCATCGGCGGCGTGCTTTGCCCGCTGGCCTGGCTGCTCGGCCAGACCGTGCCAATCCTGACCAACCTCATGAAAGCCGAACGCACCGGCGAGGCAAGCGGCCTGGCGCTCTACTGGTCCACCCTCGGTTCCTTCCTCGGTTCGATCAGCCTTTCGCTCATCGTCATGCAGTGGCTCGGCGTTTCGGCCGCCGTCTTCGCCTGCGCGCTGGGTCTGCTCATCGGCACCCTGCTGCTGGCCGGGAAAGATTTCAAATCTTGGCTTTTTTCCGGGTTGACCGTGGCAATGGCTGCCGGCTTCAACCTGCAGCACGACGTCACGGCCGACACGGCCTACGCCGAATATGTCATCGGCGCCGTCGATCTCCCGGGCCAAAATAACCCGCGCGCCTTTTGGGTCAACAAGTCCACCGCCTCGCTCATCGACAATTCATACCCGCCCAACTACACGCGTTACATCAAACACCTGCGCCAGATCCTGCTCGACGACCTCGGCTTCACGGGCAAGGACATCCTCGTCCTCGGCGCCGGCGGCTTCACGCTGTCGCACCACGAACCGCTCAACCGCTACACCTACGTCGATATCGACCCGGCGATCCGCGACATCGCCGAAAAGTATTTCCTGCGCGAACCGGCCCGCGGCGAATTCATCGCCGACGATGCCCGCCGTTTCGTGGCGACCAGTGAGCGCCGCTTCGATGCCGTCGTCGTCGATGTCTACAGCTCACACACCTCGATTCCCAGCCACCTCGTCACCCGCGAATTCTGGGCCAGCACGCGCCGCGTGCTCAAGCCGGACGGCGTGCTGCTCGCCAACCTGATTCTCGATGGCAAACTGGAAACGCCCTACGCCCGCAACCTGCTCGCCACCATCGACAGCGTTTTCGGCCGTTGCGCCGTGGACGTGCTGCACAAGGCCAAGGCGCTGGCCAACGTCGAAATCAGCTGCTTCGCCAGCAGCCGGCCGGGCGAAACGGGCATTTACGTCGACGAGAAAAACCGGGCCGACCTCGACCGGGCAAGGTAA
- a CDS encoding hemolysin family protein has product MFESTLIILLLIAASAFFATSEIALAAARKLKLQQLADDGEARARLALALQAQPGHFFTTIQIGLNAVAILAGILGEGAYAPYFTTLLIPYFASPETADTLATVLSFLLVTSVFILFADLVPKRIAIVAPERIALRIAGPMTLCIRLLSPLIWAFNGIASRILSALGLPQKRPDDVTTEDIVALAQAGADAGVVAEQEQQMIENVLELDTRTAPSSMTTRDAIVWLDVDEEEASLRAKLATRPHSKYPVCRGEIDQPLGYVDAKDLLSRIIAGQPLGLDTPLLNPALILPDTLTLSEILGHFRAGREDFALIINEYALIVGLITLNDLTSTLVGDPLIDSDEAQIVRRDADSWLIDGLTPIGDVETELDLPPFPDDSQYETVAGFMMYMLRKLPKRTDSVVHGGLKFEVIDVDRNRIDQLLVTRLPPTA; this is encoded by the coding sequence ATGTTCGAGAGCACCCTGATCATCCTGCTGCTGATCGCCGCCAGCGCCTTTTTCGCCACCTCGGAAATCGCCCTGGCCGCCGCCCGCAAGCTCAAGCTCCAACAACTGGCCGACGACGGCGAGGCGCGGGCGAGGCTGGCCCTGGCCCTGCAGGCCCAACCCGGCCATTTCTTCACGACCATCCAGATCGGCCTCAACGCCGTCGCCATCCTCGCCGGCATCCTCGGCGAAGGAGCCTACGCGCCGTACTTCACGACCCTGCTCATCCCGTACTTCGCCAGCCCGGAAACCGCCGATACGCTGGCCACGGTGCTTTCCTTCCTGCTCGTCACCTCGGTTTTCATCCTCTTCGCCGACCTCGTGCCGAAACGCATTGCCATCGTCGCCCCCGAGCGCATCGCGTTGCGCATCGCCGGCCCGATGACGCTGTGCATCCGTTTGCTGTCGCCGCTGATCTGGGCCTTCAACGGCATCGCCAGCCGCATCCTGTCGGCCCTTGGCCTGCCCCAGAAGCGCCCGGACGACGTCACCACCGAGGACATCGTCGCCCTCGCCCAGGCCGGGGCCGATGCCGGCGTGGTCGCCGAGCAGGAGCAGCAGATGATTGAGAACGTGCTCGAACTCGACACGCGGACGGCGCCATCGTCGATGACCACGCGCGACGCCATCGTCTGGCTCGATGTTGACGAGGAGGAGGCCAGCCTGCGCGCCAAGCTGGCGACCCGCCCGCACTCGAAATACCCGGTCTGCCGCGGCGAAATCGACCAGCCGCTCGGCTACGTCGACGCCAAGGACCTGCTCAGCCGCATCATCGCCGGCCAGCCGCTGGGGCTCGACACGCCGCTGCTCAATCCCGCCCTGATCCTGCCCGACACCCTGACGCTGTCGGAAATCCTCGGTCATTTCCGCGCCGGCCGCGAGGATTTTGCCCTGATCATCAACGAGTACGCGCTAATCGTCGGCCTGATCACCCTCAACGACCTGACCAGCACGCTGGTCGGCGACCCGCTGATCGACAGCGACGAAGCCCAGATCGTCCGTCGCGACGCCGATTCGTGGCTGATCGACGGCCTGACGCCGATTGGCGATGTCGAGACCGAACTCGACCTGCCGCCCTTCCCCGACGACAGCCAGTACGAAACCGTCGCCGGCTTCATGATGTACATGCTGCGCAAGCTGCCCAAACGCACCGACAGCGTGGTCCATGGCGGCCTCAAGTTCGAGGTCATCGACGTCGACCGTAACCGGATCGACCAGCTACTCGTCACGCGCCTGCCGCCGACCGCGTAA